The Caproicibacterium amylolyticum genome includes the window TTATTTTAAGATTTTTGTGGAAGCTTTCCTTCTGCTGAAAGTATTTTGTGAATTACTTCACGCTCGTCAAAAGGATACTTCACTCCCTTAATCTCCTGATAATCTTCATGTCCCTTTCCTGCCAAAACAACTACATCGCCGTCTTGCGCGTTGTCCATGCAGAACTGAATGGCCTCTCTGCGGTCTGGAATAACAACATATTTACCATCTGTTTTATGCAGACCGACTTCAATATCCGCAAGAATATCCATGACGTTCTCATCACGGGAATTATCTGCAGTAATTACAGACAGGTCAGCCAGTTTACCGCTCATTTCTCCCATTTCATAGCGGCGCAGCTTCGGGCGGTTTCCGCCTGCTCCAAACAAGCACACCAAACGGTGCGGATTGTATTCCCGCAGCGTAGTCAAAATATTCTCCATGCTGACAGCATTGTGTGCATAGTCAATAAGCAGTGTATAATTTCCGGGTACATTTACAGGTTCTACTCGGCCTTTTACCTTAACGGTATCCAGCCCTTTCTGCACATCCGCTAAAGAAGCACCCAACTGCTGACAAACTGCGGTAGCTCCCAATGCATTGTACACATTGAATTTACCGGAAATATCCACGCACACATGGCCCTGCATACTGCCGCACAGATCAAACTCCACTCCCAGATAGCCTGGACGGGAAATCAGGCGGTCATTTTCTGCGCGCAGCTGTGCGTCCATACTGAAACCATAGCTTATAAGACTGCAGATGTGCCCTTCCGTAACTCCCTGCCAGTGTCCGTCATCTACGTTTACAACACCAAGGCGACACTTTTTAAACAGAAGTGCTTTGCAGGCAAGATATTCCTGCATATTCTTGTGTTCTGACCCGCCAATGTGATCTTCACTGAAATTTGTGAATAGTCCGATGTCAAATGTAAAACCATCCACACGGTGGTCGCGCAAACCTATAGAGCTGGCCTCCAGTACGCACGCGCGGCATCCGGCATCTACCATCATGCGCATGAACTTCTGTATATCATAAGATTCCGGTGTTGTATTATTGGTCTTAATCAGCTGTGTGCCAATTACCGTGCCAATCGTGCCGATAATTCCGGTTGGAATACCCGCAGCTTCCAAAATAGAATGAATCATATAAGTAGAAGTTGTTTTGCCCTTGGTACCAGTCACGCCAATAACTTTCAGTTTTTCCGCGGGATGGCCAAACCATGCCGCAGAAAGCAGTGCAAGTGCTTCACGTGTATCTTTTACACGAATCTCCGTACAGGAAACCGTTTCTATCTCATGCTGTGTTACCACTGCGGCAGCACCACTCTGTGCAGCCTGTGCTGCAAATGCATGACTGTCGGTTTTGCTGCCGACAAGACAAACAAACACACTGCCCGGTTTTACTTTTCGAGAGTCATAAACAATGCCGGTCACTTCAGCATTGCAATCGCCGGTAACTTGGCATGATATATCTTTCAGCAATTCTTTAATTGTCATATTAAGCACCTCGTTTTCTTCATTCAGCCGGGGTTTCCTGCGTGGAAACACCATCTATCAGCGCATACAGTTTGAAAATCTCATCTTCATTGGAGTAGTCATGTGCCGCAAGCTCATTTTCCAACCTGTTCCGCAGAGCCGCATTTGTAAGCAGCCGTTCCAAACCGTCCGCGACTCCCTCCGACGTCATGGGAACAATCAAACCAGTTTTCCCATCTGTAATCTGGTCTCTCGC containing:
- a CDS encoding UDP-N-acetylmuramoyl-L-alanyl-D-glutamate--2,6-diaminopimelate ligase, giving the protein MTIKELLKDISCQVTGDCNAEVTGIVYDSRKVKPGSVFVCLVGSKTDSHAFAAQAAQSGAAAVVTQHEIETVSCTEIRVKDTREALALLSAAWFGHPAEKLKVIGVTGTKGKTTSTYMIHSILEAAGIPTGIIGTIGTVIGTQLIKTNNTTPESYDIQKFMRMMVDAGCRACVLEASSIGLRDHRVDGFTFDIGLFTNFSEDHIGGSEHKNMQEYLACKALLFKKCRLGVVNVDDGHWQGVTEGHICSLISYGFSMDAQLRAENDRLISRPGYLGVEFDLCGSMQGHVCVDISGKFNVYNALGATAVCQQLGASLADVQKGLDTVKVKGRVEPVNVPGNYTLLIDYAHNAVSMENILTTLREYNPHRLVCLFGAGGNRPKLRRYEMGEMSGKLADLSVITADNSRDENVMDILADIEVGLHKTDGKYVVIPDRREAIQFCMDNAQDGDVVVLAGKGHEDYQEIKGVKYPFDEREVIHKILSAEGKLPQKS